A region from the Populus trichocarpa isolate Nisqually-1 chromosome 18, P.trichocarpa_v4.1, whole genome shotgun sequence genome encodes:
- the LOC7493408 gene encoding glycerophosphodiester phosphodiesterase GDPDL6, translated as MIKNVLLVFLVIHATLANSESASKKWLTLNGRRPSVIARGGFSGLFPESSDFANQMALATSLSGVAVLCNLQLTKEGVGICQGDIRLDNTTNIAMVFEKGSRTYKVNGQDITGWFAIDFTADQLLANVSLLQNIFSRPSAFDAMLPISTVDDVRSSNPPAFWLNVQYDAFYTENKLSVANYIQKATRLQGVNYISSPEIGFLKKINGLVNKAKTKLVFVFLDKNATEPTTKQTYGSILGNLATIKAFASGIVVPKDYIWPVNAANYLEAPTSLVNDAHKLGLEVYASGFANDFTTSYNYSYDPSAEYLQFIDNSQFSVDGLITDFPPTASEAVACFAQYTDIKPTKEQALIISHNGASGVYAGSTDLAYQQAVEDGANIIDCSVQMSKDGVAFCLDSVDVTRDTTAAASFMSLSTTIPEIQESAGIFSFDLSWSDIQTLQPQLTSPFENKGGLPRNPANKSKGKFLTLAEFLELAKVKAVTGILINIENAAYLASQKGLDIVSAVNTAFGNATLGKESTQKVLIQSDDTSVLSKFKNVPAYSRVLYLKDEISDAPRTPVEEIKKYADAVTLPRFSIVPTVNGFTTGTTKVVNEMQAANISVYVSVLRNEFITLPFDYFSDPTIEIATYTSGIGVDGIITEYPATASRYLRNPCSSNSMPDSSYSIIPAEAGSLLKTVPEETQPPASTPTPALDVADVVDPPLPAVTKPASPPPASPPPATSPHSNALQNIANVGLSLVAIMAFTLLSLMCN; from the exons ATGATCAAGAAtgtgcttttagtttttttggtaaTCCATGCGACGTTGGCGAATTCAGAATCTGCTTCAAAGAAATGGCTGACTCTAAATG GCCGGAGACCTTCTGTGATAGCCCGAGGAGGGTTTTCGGGGCTCTTCCCTGAATCCAGTGACTTTGCAAATCAGATGGCGCTTGCGACAAGCCTGAGTGGTGTGGCTGTGCTCTGCAATTTACAACTAACAAAAGAAGGGGTTGGGATTTGCCAGGGAGATATCAGGCTTGACAACACAACAAATATAGCAATGGTATTTGAAAAGGGATCAAGAACCTACAAGGTAAATGGGCAGGATATAACCGGGTGGTTCGCCATAGATTTTACAGCTGATCAACTCCTTGCCAATGTGTCCT TgctgcaaaatattttctccCGGCCAAGTGCATTCGACGCGATGCTGCCCATATCAACTGTTGATGATGTCAGAAGTTCCAATCCCCCTGCATTCTGGTTGAATGTTCAG TATGATGCATTCTATACTGAAAACAAACTAAGTGTGGCAAATTACATTCAAAAGGCAACGAGACTTCAGGGTGTGAATTACATTTCTTCTCCTGAGAttggttttttaaagaaaatcaatggATTGGTGAACAAGGCTAAGACCAAGCTCGTCTTTGTGTTCCTAGACAAAAATGCAACTGAACCCACAACCAAGCAAACTTATGGTTCAATTTTGGGAAATCTTGCCACAATCAAGGCATTCGCATCTGGGATTGTTGTCCCAAAAGATTACATATGGCCTGTTAATGCAGCTAACTATTTAGAAGCTCCCACTAGCCTTGTAAACGATGCTCATAAACTTGGTCTTGAAGTATATGCTTCTGGATTTGCAAATGACTTCACTACAAGTTATAATTATAGTTATGATCCATCAGCTGAGTACCTGCAATTCATTGATAATTCCCAGTTCTCTGTTGATGGGTTGATTACAGATTTTCCTCCCACAGCATCAGAGGCTGTTG CTTGTTTTGCTCAGTACACCGATATCAAACCTACAAAAG AACAAGCTTTGATCATAAGTCACAATGGAGCAAGTGGAGTTTATGCTGGGAGCACCGATCTTGCTTATCAGCAAGCTGTAGAGGATGGAGCTAACATAATAGATTGCTCAGTTCAAATGTCAAAGGATGGAGTGGCTTTCTGCTTGGATTCTGTGGATGTTACAAGAGATACAACTGCAGCAGCTTCCTTCATGTCTCTATCCACCACTATCCCTGAAATTCAAGAGTCAGCTGGAATTTTTTCCTTTGACCTTTCATGGAGCGATATTCAAACACTGCAAC CTCAATTGACAAGCCCTTTCGAGAATAAGGGTGGCTTGCCAAGAAACCCTGCAAACAAGAGCAAGGGTAAATTTCTTACTCTTGCTGAATTTCTGGAATTGGCTAAAGTAAAGGCGGTTACTGGGATTTTAATCAACATTGAG AATGCCGCTTACCTAGCCTCACAGAAGGGTCTTGATATAGTATCTGCTGTTAACACTGCCTTTGGCAATGCCACACTTGGCAAGGAATCCACACAAAAAGTCCTAATCCAGTCAGACGACACATCAGTGTTGTCCAAGTTTAAGAACGTCCCAGCATACAGTAGAGTACTATATCTTAAAGATGAAATCAGTGATGCGCCCAGGACACCAGTGGAGGAGATCAAAAAATATGCTGATGCAGTAACTCTGCCAAGATTCTCCATCGTGCCCACCGTTAATGGCTTCACTACAGGAACCACCAAAGTCGTAAACGAAATGCAAGCAGCGAATATCTCAGTATATGTCTCAGTCTTAAGGAATGAATTTATTACCCTTCCATTTGATTACTTTTCGGATCCTACAATAGAGATCGCAACTTACACTTCTGGAATAGGCGTTGATGGAATCATAACCGAGTATCCAGCAACTGCAAGCAGATATTTGA GAAATCCATGTTCTTCCAATTCCATGCCCGATAGCTCATACAGCATCATTCCAGCTGAAGCTGGTAGTCTACTGAAGACAGTTCCTGAAGAAACACAGCCACCAGCAAGTACACCAACACCAGCCTTGGATGTTGCAGATGTTGTGGACCCACCACTCCCTGCCGTAACCAAACCTGCATCCCCCCCTCCTGCATCCCCCCCTCCTGCAACTTCACCTCATTCAAATGCCTTACAAAACATTGCTAACGTGGGCCTTTCTTTAGTAGCCATCATGGCATTTACCTTGCTATCTTTGATGTGTAATTAG